From a region of the Verrucomicrobiia bacterium genome:
- a CDS encoding PQQ-binding-like beta-propeller repeat protein — translation MIRTKASQRILALACTAFFAFTLTSSLHAANWPNWRGPNYDGSSPAKNLPVDFSATNNVAWSVTMPGPSASSPIVWEDKVFVSSLDSRTKGLMAICLDHKTGKELWKEQVGIGIQQDNRSNQASPSPVTNGKIVVFFYGNGDLVAFDLDGKKLWQRNIQKDYGQFAFLWTFSTSPVLYENTLFLQVLQRDVPVNGRGRTDGPNESYLLALEPTTGKEKWRKVRPDQAVSESKEAFSTPVPYEYKGQKQLLIAGGDYISGHDPKNGEILWSWGTWNEAKITHWRLVPTPVAGGGVALACAPKKEPVFAVKLGGKGKLPDASVAWRSERAGPISSDVPTPAFAEGDFFVVSDGNKTLSRVEPATGKIKWTTPLPGKAKYEASPSVADGKVYTMNFKAEVTVLSTATGEVLHTAALGDPTDDTTRSTIAIAGNSIFVRTNGKLYCIGQKQMTSR, via the coding sequence ATGATACGCACCAAAGCATCCCAGCGGATTCTCGCCCTTGCCTGTACGGCATTCTTTGCCTTCACGCTGACGTCTTCTCTGCACGCTGCGAACTGGCCAAACTGGCGTGGGCCGAATTATGATGGATCTTCTCCAGCCAAGAACTTGCCCGTTGATTTCTCTGCGACGAATAACGTTGCTTGGTCCGTGACCATGCCGGGGCCGAGCGCGTCTTCGCCTATCGTTTGGGAGGATAAGGTTTTCGTGTCCTCTTTGGATTCCCGCACGAAAGGGTTGATGGCCATTTGCCTCGATCACAAAACCGGCAAGGAACTTTGGAAAGAGCAGGTCGGTATCGGCATCCAACAAGATAATCGCTCCAATCAGGCATCTCCTTCGCCGGTTACAAATGGAAAGATCGTGGTCTTCTTCTACGGCAACGGCGATCTGGTGGCGTTCGATCTCGATGGTAAAAAACTTTGGCAGCGCAATATCCAGAAAGATTACGGCCAGTTCGCCTTCCTCTGGACCTTCTCCACCAGCCCGGTCTTGTATGAGAACACGCTCTTCTTGCAGGTCTTGCAACGTGATGTGCCGGTGAATGGTCGTGGTCGCACTGATGGACCGAATGAATCTTATCTCCTCGCCCTCGAACCGACGACGGGTAAGGAGAAATGGCGCAAGGTGCGGCCAGATCAAGCGGTGTCGGAATCGAAAGAAGCCTTCTCCACACCGGTGCCGTATGAATACAAGGGGCAGAAGCAATTGCTCATCGCAGGAGGCGATTACATCAGCGGACACGATCCTAAGAATGGCGAGATTCTCTGGAGCTGGGGCACATGGAATGAGGCAAAGATCACGCACTGGCGTTTGGTGCCGACTCCCGTGGCAGGTGGAGGCGTGGCGCTCGCTTGCGCGCCAAAGAAAGAACCCGTCTTCGCCGTGAAGCTCGGGGGTAAAGGCAAATTGCCGGATGCTTCTGTCGCTTGGCGTAGTGAGCGTGCTGGCCCTATCAGCTCAGATGTGCCGACACCCGCTTTCGCGGAAGGCGATTTCTTTGTAGTGAGTGATGGTAATAAAACACTCTCCCGCGTGGAACCAGCCACAGGCAAGATCAAGTGGACTACCCCTCTGCCGGGCAAGGCGAAGTATGAAGCCTCACCCTCTGTGGCAGATGGAAAAGTTTACACCATGAACTTTAAGGCCGAGGTGACGGTATTAAGCACCGCTACGGGCGAGGTTCTGCACACGGCGGCTTTGGGCGATCCGACGGATGACACGACGCGCTCTACGATCGCTATCGCAGGGAACAGCATCTTCGTCCGCACGAACGGCAAGCTGTATTGCATCGGGCAGAAGCAGATGACGAGCCGATAA
- a CDS encoding tetratricopeptide repeat protein, translating into MSVRVLKSLCLAAALAVGGVISFAADTALSLPKTEADWKTYFRDLARNKDANSLFILGTYYATGHPHLSRGKADPAEAFRYYQRAAEAGHAEAQYRLGYCYEKKLGVRVASLEMAHKWYLKAADQELPMAQLRVGEMYLTGEGVAFNGPLAYQYLYKAAERGLPDAQRMVGDCYKMGWGAARDDVKSLMWYIIAAKQDNEKAINNRDTMARFLKNHEVLLAEKAAKDFRPKP; encoded by the coding sequence ATGTCCGTTCGCGTTCTGAAATCGTTGTGCCTCGCCGCTGCCTTGGCCGTAGGTGGCGTGATTTCTTTTGCAGCGGACACGGCACTTTCTCTTCCGAAAACTGAGGCTGACTGGAAGACCTACTTCCGCGATCTCGCCCGGAACAAAGACGCGAATTCCCTCTTCATCCTCGGCACTTATTACGCTACCGGTCATCCACACCTCAGTCGCGGCAAGGCCGATCCCGCCGAGGCGTTCCGCTATTACCAACGCGCTGCTGAAGCCGGACATGCAGAAGCACAGTATCGACTCGGCTATTGCTATGAGAAGAAGCTCGGTGTCCGCGTGGCCAGTCTCGAGATGGCGCACAAATGGTATCTGAAGGCCGCCGATCAGGAGCTGCCCATGGCGCAGTTGCGCGTCGGCGAGATGTATCTCACAGGTGAAGGCGTCGCCTTCAACGGTCCCCTTGCCTATCAGTATCTCTATAAGGCGGCGGAACGCGGTTTGCCCGATGCCCAGCGTATGGTGGGTGACTGTTACAAAATGGGCTGGGGCGCAGCGCGTGATGATGTTAAATCCCTCATGTGGTATATCATCGCCGCAAAGCAGGATAACGAAAAGGCCATCAACAACCGGGACACCATGGCCCGTTTCCTGAAGAATCACGAAGTCCTCCTCGCCGAAAAAGCCGCCAAGGACTTCCGCCCTAAACCCTGA
- a CDS encoding amylo-alpha-1,6-glucosidase: protein MQRPQMTPAPGERLVRFVGDRIRFRLQAPAPGGNWRARLRTNLGRAHQLRAEIVAAHFRPLPLAGASWRDIPMQRVGDAWELDLPLTEVGYFKSKAYLIDEHGNQHWPDGADFGLSVQPDWCRSGNTIYCAFPRMFGAGKTLAATIDEAKEAEWKKLDAQGYTIIPPSGKLRDLVAESPHIFETLNARILHLLPVNPTPTTYARFGRYGSPYACEDLTAIDPALVVFDKHTTGVDQFNELTSAVHARGGRVFLDIVLNHTGWGSWLQENHPEWFVRKKDGEFESPGAWGTTWEDLVELDQRFPGLWEHLAEALLTWCRRGVDGFRCDAGYKIPMPVWQYITARVHQEFPDTVFLLEGLGGGWDDTANLLNDGGMQWAYSELFQNFDAAQVSGYLDHCLKQSERVGLLIHYSETHDNNRLAAQGKEWSRHRNRLSAMTSVSGGFGFTCGVEWLAAEKVNVHSSRGMNWNATPNLIAELSSLNQLLADHPCFFDNAKLTRLSAVGAPVYALRRDSNDGKDSVLILANTDQKKAQGIELADLKFLGDMPMELTEKEPATVEGLEKSRWRFELAPGAVHCLAAETLPRGLGGPSYRRKRAQAALAYTALSHVLEEEEIGPVEWPELAAFFAADPVRFLTLAAHVEPDAASKNLIAALRAAPVEQPYSPVIGWTEKDAKRVVIVPPHHWLLVEEKHPFRAWMEAGGQRRIGFQNSVQLDGHHIALFRVNESLGDAVLKLERFGPQPDLITASVRCVNKGPVMAQPLNFQRGQALADGLNAPLVLLTNGRGSMTRMCVDLGRVKSKYDCVLGASLHSEIPVDRHVFLKRLRLWVNADGFITPLDASTLMSFEAGPPAHWRFLCNAGDGRAVEVHLVVDMLEGRNAVALRLQRSSASPALGRPLPRECDVRVTARFDIEDRNFHWETTRNGGADHHFASNITALKDVAGFVFKPANDRQLRVTSDTGSYHPGAEWSQGLPHPVEASRGQSGQGDSYSPGWFDLPLKSGVEVNLLASAELDTEISVSGFIEQRQRNIEEAVASADVAANDAFGRQLAIAAQAYLVKRGNGKTVIAGYPWFLDWGRDSLIAARGYIAAGCAREVMELVKVFGRFEKDGTLPNTIHGEDASNRDTTDAPLWYGVVCEDLAAVMGPAVYTTAVDAHGRTVLEVLRSIAAGYLRGTANGIRVDAETALVWSPSHFTWMDTNYPAGTPREGYPIEIQALWIRLLRLLEKLGTPKADEAWGVIADRATKSLEEFFWNERLGWYADCLRAPAHTSARQAAIDTALRSNCVLAISLGVVKGERARRCVEAVRRWLVVPGALRSLAPLNVDLPLPIHSSSGWLLNDPANPYWGKYEGDEDTRRKPSYHNGTAWTWTFPGFCEAVAVAWNHAPDAVAAARAYLGSMDRMMMEGCIGQIPEVIDGDAPHQQRGCDAQAWGVTEALRVWKVLKARM from the coding sequence ATGCAACGACCGCAAATGACGCCAGCTCCGGGCGAGCGCCTCGTGCGCTTCGTCGGTGACAGGATACGTTTTCGCCTGCAGGCACCCGCGCCAGGCGGCAACTGGCGGGCGCGTCTGCGCACGAATCTCGGCCGCGCCCATCAGTTGCGCGCGGAGATCGTCGCGGCGCATTTTCGTCCGCTGCCACTCGCCGGAGCTTCATGGCGCGATATCCCCATGCAACGTGTCGGTGATGCGTGGGAACTGGACCTGCCGCTGACTGAGGTGGGTTACTTCAAGTCCAAGGCGTATCTCATTGATGAACACGGCAACCAGCATTGGCCGGACGGTGCGGATTTTGGCCTGAGCGTGCAGCCGGATTGGTGCCGCAGTGGGAACACGATCTATTGCGCCTTCCCGCGCATGTTCGGTGCGGGCAAGACATTGGCGGCGACGATTGATGAGGCGAAGGAAGCGGAGTGGAAGAAGTTGGATGCACAGGGCTACACGATCATCCCCCCTTCTGGAAAATTACGCGATCTCGTCGCTGAATCGCCGCACATCTTCGAGACGTTGAATGCTCGCATTCTGCATTTGTTGCCGGTGAATCCTACGCCGACGACGTATGCGCGCTTCGGTCGTTACGGCAGTCCGTATGCGTGTGAGGACTTGACGGCGATTGATCCCGCGCTGGTCGTTTTCGACAAGCACACTACAGGTGTGGATCAGTTCAATGAGCTGACCTCCGCCGTGCATGCGCGTGGTGGACGCGTGTTCCTCGACATCGTTTTGAATCACACGGGTTGGGGGTCGTGGTTGCAGGAGAATCATCCAGAGTGGTTCGTGCGGAAGAAGGATGGCGAGTTCGAGAGTCCCGGTGCGTGGGGGACGACGTGGGAAGATCTCGTGGAACTCGACCAGCGTTTTCCGGGCCTGTGGGAGCATCTCGCGGAAGCGTTGCTCACATGGTGCCGTCGGGGCGTGGATGGATTCCGTTGCGATGCCGGTTATAAGATCCCGATGCCAGTCTGGCAATACATCACGGCGCGGGTGCATCAGGAATTTCCGGACACGGTCTTCCTGCTCGAAGGACTCGGCGGTGGTTGGGATGACACGGCGAACTTGCTCAATGACGGCGGCATGCAGTGGGCTTACTCGGAGCTGTTCCAGAATTTCGATGCGGCGCAAGTCTCCGGCTATCTCGATCATTGCCTTAAGCAAAGCGAGCGCGTGGGCCTGCTCATCCACTACAGCGAGACGCATGATAACAATCGTCTCGCTGCGCAAGGCAAAGAGTGGTCGCGCCATCGCAATCGTCTTAGCGCGATGACGAGTGTGAGTGGCGGATTCGGTTTCACCTGCGGCGTGGAATGGCTCGCGGCGGAGAAGGTGAACGTGCACTCCAGCCGTGGCATGAATTGGAACGCCACGCCGAATCTCATCGCTGAACTGAGTTCGCTGAACCAATTGCTCGCGGATCATCCGTGTTTCTTTGATAACGCGAAACTCACGCGGCTTTCGGCGGTGGGGGCACCGGTCTATGCGTTGCGCCGTGATTCCAATGACGGCAAAGATTCTGTGCTGATCCTCGCGAACACGGATCAGAAAAAAGCGCAGGGCATCGAGTTGGCGGACCTGAAATTCCTCGGTGACATGCCGATGGAGTTGACTGAAAAAGAACCGGCGACAGTGGAAGGATTAGAGAAGAGCCGCTGGCGTTTTGAACTGGCACCGGGTGCGGTGCATTGCTTGGCAGCGGAAACGTTGCCGCGTGGATTGGGCGGGCCGAGCTATCGACGGAAGCGTGCGCAAGCAGCGCTGGCTTATACTGCGCTCTCGCATGTGCTGGAAGAAGAGGAGATCGGGCCGGTGGAATGGCCCGAGTTAGCCGCCTTCTTTGCAGCTGATCCGGTGCGTTTTCTGACATTAGCCGCGCATGTGGAGCCAGATGCGGCTTCTAAGAATTTGATCGCTGCGTTGCGTGCTGCGCCAGTGGAGCAGCCGTATTCGCCGGTGATCGGCTGGACGGAAAAAGATGCGAAACGTGTGGTCATCGTGCCGCCGCATCATTGGTTGCTGGTAGAGGAGAAGCATCCATTCCGTGCGTGGATGGAAGCAGGCGGACAACGGCGCATCGGTTTTCAGAATAGCGTGCAACTGGACGGACATCACATCGCGCTGTTCCGTGTGAATGAATCTTTGGGCGATGCGGTTTTGAAGCTGGAACGCTTCGGGCCGCAGCCAGATTTGATCACAGCGTCTGTTCGATGCGTAAACAAGGGACCGGTGATGGCGCAGCCGCTGAATTTCCAACGTGGACAAGCGTTGGCCGATGGTCTCAATGCACCGCTCGTATTGCTCACAAATGGTCGTGGTTCCATGACGCGTATGTGCGTGGACCTCGGTCGTGTGAAGTCCAAGTATGATTGCGTGCTGGGCGCGAGTTTGCACTCGGAGATTCCGGTGGATCGTCATGTATTTCTCAAACGCCTGCGCCTGTGGGTGAACGCGGATGGTTTCATCACACCATTGGATGCGAGCACGTTGATGAGTTTTGAAGCGGGTCCGCCTGCTCACTGGCGCTTCCTCTGCAATGCGGGTGATGGTCGCGCGGTGGAGGTGCATCTCGTGGTGGATATGCTGGAGGGACGCAATGCGGTCGCGTTGCGTCTGCAGCGGTCCAGTGCATCACCGGCTTTGGGACGTCCGCTGCCGCGTGAGTGCGATGTGCGCGTGACGGCGCGCTTCGATATCGAGGACCGCAATTTCCATTGGGAGACGACGCGTAATGGTGGCGCAGATCATCATTTCGCGAGCAATATCACTGCATTGAAGGATGTTGCCGGTTTTGTGTTCAAACCGGCGAATGACCGGCAGTTGCGCGTGACGAGTGACACAGGTTCGTATCATCCGGGGGCGGAATGGTCACAGGGATTGCCGCATCCGGTGGAGGCTTCGCGTGGGCAATCTGGACAGGGTGATAGTTACAGTCCGGGCTGGTTCGATCTGCCGTTAAAATCAGGCGTTGAAGTGAACCTGTTGGCTTCGGCGGAGTTGGATACAGAGATTTCTGTCAGCGGATTCATTGAGCAACGCCAGCGCAACATCGAAGAAGCGGTGGCTTCGGCGGATGTGGCGGCTAATGATGCGTTTGGGCGACAACTGGCCATTGCTGCGCAGGCTTATTTGGTGAAACGCGGTAATGGGAAAACAGTGATCGCGGGCTATCCGTGGTTTCTCGATTGGGGTCGCGATTCACTCATCGCGGCGCGTGGTTACATCGCTGCGGGTTGCGCACGTGAAGTGATGGAGCTCGTGAAAGTGTTCGGACGTTTTGAGAAAGACGGCACGTTGCCGAACACGATCCATGGCGAGGATGCGTCGAATCGCGATACGACGGATGCACCGCTCTGGTATGGTGTGGTGTGCGAGGATTTGGCGGCGGTGATGGGGCCGGCAGTGTACACTACGGCAGTGGATGCACACGGACGCACGGTGCTGGAGGTGTTGCGCTCCATTGCGGCGGGTTATCTGCGTGGCACGGCGAACGGTATTCGCGTGGATGCGGAGACGGCGCTTGTATGGAGCCCGAGCCATTTCACATGGATGGATACGAACTATCCGGCAGGCACACCGCGTGAGGGGTATCCGATAGAGATTCAGGCATTGTGGATACGCCTGCTGCGGTTGCTGGAAAAATTGGGCACACCGAAAGCGGATGAAGCGTGGGGCGTTATCGCAGATCGCGCGACGAAATCGCTCGAGGAGTTTTTTTGGAATGAACGTCTCGGCTGGTATGCGGATTGTCTGCGCGCGCCCGCACACACGTCAGCACGTCAGGCGGCGATCGATACGGCGTTGCGAAGCAATTGTGTGCTGGCGATCAGCCTCGGTGTGGTGAAAGGCGAGCGTGCGCGCCGTTGTGTGGAGGCAGTGCGCCGTTGGCTCGTGGTGCCGGGCGCTTTACGTTCGTTGGCACCATTAAATGTGGATCTGCCATTGCCCATCCATTCGAGCAGCGGATGGTTGCTCAATGATCCGGCGAATCCGTATTGGGGTAAATACGAAGGTGATGAGGACACGCGCCGTAAGCCCTCGTATCACAACGGCACGGCATGGACATGGACATTCCCGGGCTTTTGCGAGGCGGTGGCGGTGGCGTGGAATCACGCACCGGATGCGGTGGCGGCTGCTCGCGCGTATCTCGGCAGCATGGATCGCATGATGATGGAAGGGTGCATCGGCCAGATACCGGAAGTGATCGATGGCGATGCGCCGCATCAACAGCGTGGCTGCGATGCGCAGGCTTGGGGTGTCACGGAGGCGCTGCGCGTATGGAAAGTGCTGAAGGCGCGGATGTGA